The DNA segment GAAGTGGTGGTTGAAGCTCCTTTTGAAATGCCGGCCATCAAAATACCGGATTTCAGTAATTGCAAGAAACTGTCCATTATTGATTTTGGTGCCATAAAAGGGAACAAGGAGAAAACGTCAGCGGCCATCAATAAAGCCATCAATAAAGCCAATAAAATGGGTGGCGGAATAGTTGTCATTCCCGAGGGAGAATGGTTAACAGCCAAAATTCATTTCAAAAGCAATGTCAATCTGCATTTGAATAAAGGGGCAATCCTGCTTTTTTCCGAAGCCCCAAAGGATTATTTGCCGGCTGTTCACAGCACTTGGGAAGGATATGAATGCATGAATTTTTCCCCGCTGATTTATGCATACCAATGCAAAAATATCGCCATCACGGGAGAAGGAGAATTAAAAGCCAAAATGGATGTTTGGAAAATATGGTTCAAACGTCCAAAAGGCCACATGGAAAGCCTGAAAAGATTATACTATTTGGCTTCTTACAACAAAACAATGGAAGAGCGACAAATGGTCAATGACAGCGCCAATTTCCGTCCTCAATTCATCCAGTTCAATCGTTGCGAAAACATTTTGATGGATGGAGTTTCCATAACCAACAGCCCTTTTTGGACGATTCATCCTTTTCTTTCCAAGAACGTTATTCTTCGAAACCTGAAAGTTTACGCACACGGCCATAACAACGACGGTGTGGATCCAGAAATGAGTCAAAACGTGTTGATTGAAAATTGTGTTTTTGATCAAGGTGACGATGCCATTGCAATTAAATCGGGTTGCGGTAAAGGTGCTTGGTTATTGAATACACCGTCTAAAAACATTGTCATCCGAAACTGTACCGTCAAAAATGGGCATCAATTGGTAGCCATCGGAAGTGAATTATCGGGTGGTGTCGAAAATGTTTTTGTCGATAAATGCACGGTCGTGGACGGTGCCAAATTGAACCATTTGCTGTTCATAAAAACCAACGAGCGCAGGGGAGGATACGTGAAAAATATTTACATGAGCAATGTTGTTTCTGGAAAAATCGACCTAGGAATCCTGGGGATTGAAACAGATGTCTTGTACCAATGGCGGGATTTGGTTCCAACTATTGAACGAAGACTTACCCTGATTAAAAATATTTATCTCGAAAACGTAAAAGCTACCGACGTGAAATTCATTTCGAGAGTATTGGGTCAAAAAGAACTGCCCGTGGAAAATGTATTTATGAAGAATGTTCACGCCGATTTGATTCAAGGAAACATACACGAAAATATCTTGAATTTTGAGAATCGGAATTAAGAAATAAAAACATTGAAATAAGAAGCTAAAATATAATCAAAAATGGATTGCGTAGCATTTGTAGTCTTTCCATTTTTAAACTAATAAAAAGATGTCTTCAAATAAAATTATGCAACACAGTGAAGCCGCTGCCATTTTTAACAAAGATGAAAAAAGGGTAGATTGGCACGACGAAACCCTATGGTTTGTTCGTGAAAAGAGGGATAAAGCCGCACATCAAATTCCGGATTGGGAATTGCTTCGCGAAACTGCTTCGCAAATCAAAAACAATGTGCTTTCGAATATCAATGATTATTTGGTTGAATTTGAAGCCAATGCTTTGAAAAACGGTATCATTGTGCATTGGGCTGCGGATGGAGCCGAGCACAATAAAATTGTTCATTCCATAATGGAAAAACACGGCGTGAAGCAGATGGTCAAGTCCAAATCGATGCTTACCGAAGAATGTCACCTGAACGAATATTTGGCCGAAAAAGGAATAGACGTCATCGATTCCGATTTGGGAGAACGCATCGTCCAACTTCGACAAGAACCGCCTAGCCATATCGTTTTGCCTGCCATTCACCTTAAAAAGCAGGATGTAAGCGAAACTTTTCACGAACATCTGGGCACCGAAAAAGGAAACAACGACCCACAATATTTAACCGAAGCTGCAAGAATGCACCTCAGGGACACTTTCCTTACCAGAAAAGTGGCCTTGACGGGAGTCAATTTTGCCATTGCCGAAACGGGAGAAATCGTGGTTTGCACCAATGAAGGAAATGCCGATATGGGCGTTCACCTTGCCGACGTGCATATTGCCTGCATGGGTTTCGAAAAAATAATTCCACAACGCAAACACTTGGGCGTTTTCTTGAGATTGTTGGCCAGAAGTGCCACGGGACAACCGATTACCACTTTTTCGAGCCATTTCAAAAAACCAAGAGACGGAAAAGAAATGCACATTGTTATTGTTGACAATGGCAGAACCACACAATTGGGAAGACCCGATTTCAGGAATTCCTTGAAATGTATCCGTTGTGGGGCTTGCATGAATACCTGTCCGGTTTACAGAAGAAGTGGCGGACACAGTTACCATACCGCGGTTGCGGGACCGATCGGTTCCATATTGGCACCAAATCTCGACATGAGCAAGAATGCCGATTTGCCTTTTGCCAGTACGCTTTGCGGTTCTTGCACGAATGTTTGTCCCGTGAAAATCGACATTCACGACCAATTGTACAAATGGCGTCAAGTGTTGGTGAAACAAGGCTATACGCCAACTGCAAAAACCATGGCAATGAAAGGAATGTCGGCTGTTTTGTCCAATCCAATGGTGTTTGATTTGGCTGGAAAAATGGGAAGGTTCGTGATTAAAAACGCGCCTTTTATAGTGAACAACAGCTTGAATGCTTGGTACAAACAAAGAGAAATGCCGGCGCCACCAGAAGAATCCTTCAGGGAATGGTACAAGAAAAACGGAAAAGAATTTAAAGGAAAAGATAATGAGTAGCAGAGCCAGTATTTTAGAAAAAGTAAAACAAAACCAACCTTCAACGGTTAGTGAATTACCCAATCTGACTTTTTTGGGGTTGGACACTTTTGACATTCTCGAAAAGTACAAAACCGTTCTGAAAGGTATTGGAGGCGATTTTGTGGAAGTAAAAGATTACGATGCCATAATTGACTTTGTCAAGAAAAATTATGCCACTGATAAACGAATGATAACGACTGTTCCTGAACTTTCAGAAATTGCGACAATGGATTGGTTCAATGATGATCCCCATTCTTTGGAAGATGTAGAATTGACTTTGGTCAAAGCCCATTTTGGCGTTGCCGAAAATTCGGCTCTTTGGGTAACAGACGATATTTTGGGACAAAGAGTTTCGACTTTTATTCCACAATATTTGGCCATAATCGTCAATAAAGAAGACATCGTGGCCACGATGCATCAAGCTTATGAGCGAATCGGAGATCAAGAATATGGTTTTGGGACTTTCATTGCCGGACCATCCAAAACTGCCGATATTGAACAATCATTGGTGTTGGGCGCTCACGGTGCCAGAGGATTGACAGTGTTTTTGATGGAGTAGAAACCCGATAATTTATAAAAGTAAAAAGCTATACCGATTTTCGATATAGCTTTTTACTTTTGAAGAGATTTGAAAAAATACATTTTAGAGCAGAGCACCTTACTTTATGCTTTCTTGAGTTAGCTTACTCTTTTTTCAAAGCAGCAATAACATCAGCCGAAACCTTGATCACGGTGCCATGACGTGTTCCTTGGGGAAAACTGACTTGCTCCGAAATGTCTTCCCAGCCTTTGGCAGTTTGTTTTACGGCGCCATATTTTTTCTGGGTATATTTGTCAAAATAGACCACCCATTTGCCATCGATTTGGGTTGCCGTTGGGCCTTCTGCCCAATATTTGCCAGTGATTGGTTCACTTGCTTTAGTGTAAGGGCCTTCGAGATTTTTGCTGGTGGCTATTTTTAAATTTTTCTGGACCGGTACTTTTGTTTCATCCTTCAAGAACATGGTGTATCCTTTTTCATCTTTTACGATGGAAGCGTCGATGACATTGAAACCGGGTTCGTAAAGTAATTTGGTTTTTTTGAATTTCTTGAAATCTTTGGTTGTGGTGTAATAAATTCGGTGATTGTATCCTTTTTCTTCAGTAGATTGTGTTTCCAAAAATTTCCCTTCAATGGTGGATGCCCAATAAATCATGTAGGTTTTTGAATTTTCGTCATAAGTGATTTCTGGAGCCCAAGTGTTTCTTGATTTTTCTTCGTGTGCCATCACGGGCAAAAATTCTTGTTTAGACCAATGGATTAGGTCTTTGGAAGAAGCATAACCAATGCCGTTGTCTGTCCAGCTATCCGTCCAAACCATGTGATACAAACCATCTCCGCCTTTGATGACGCAAGGATCACGCATTAATTTGTCTTTGCCAACTTCTGGAGTCAAAAAAGAGGCATCTTTTTTTAAAGTTTCCCATTTATATCCGTCTTCGCTGTAGGCCAAATGCAGGCCATCTTCGCCATTACCCTTGAAATATGTAAAAACATATCCTTCCGGTTTTGGAATAAAACCATTGGAAGCCAACCATTTTTCGCAGGCTTTTGGCCAATTTTTATTCGTTCCTTGAACTCCTAAACCAAAACCGTGTCCGCCATTTTCATAAATATGCATTTCGACCGGAACTTGGTGTTGTTTCAATGCCAAATAGTAGTTGATGCTGTTTTCAACTGGAACGGCTTTGTCATCTGTGGCGTGAACCAAAAATGTTTTAGGCGTTTCGGCTGTAACTTGTTTTTCGTTCGAGTAGTTGCCGATCATTTCACTGCTGACATTTTTACCCAAAAGATTCTCCTTGGAACCTTTGTGTGTAATGGCGTCTTCCATTGAAATTACTGGATAAATCAAGATCGAAAAATCTGGACGAGCACTAATATTGTCTTTGGATTCATACACTTTGTCGTTGTAATGCGTTGACAATGTCGATGCTAAATGTCCTCCAGCGGAAAAGCCTATAACGCCAATTTTTGCTGGATCAAGGTTCCATTCTTCAGCACGTCTTCGCAACGTTCTTATGGCTTCTTGTGCATCTTGAAGCGGCCCAACGGTTTTGTCTTTCATGATGACATCACTCGGCAATCTGTATTTAAGTACAAAAGCCGAAATTCCGATAGATTTGAACCATTCGGCGACTTTATCACCTTCTTTTTCGTGCGACAAAAGCGCATAGGCTCCTCCGGGGCAAATAATTACTGCTGCATTTTTGGAGATTTTGTTGTCTGCCAAGAAAATTTTCAAAGTAGGTTCCGTAACTTTTCGGATTCCGGTTATGTTTCCTTGGGCATCCAATCTAGGTTCCTGTTTGTAATCTGGTGCTTCAATGGCTCCTGGTATTTTGTCCCATAAAGGGATTTCCTTGTTTTGCGAAAAAGTCAAGGAAGTAAATCCCAAACTTAAAATCAATGCTAATTTTAAACTGCTATTTTTCATTTTGTTTTTTATAAAATTCTATTTCCACGATGCGTAATTGACCTTTGGCATCTACTGCTGTTTTGTCTTTAAATAAGTCTAAATCTTTGGTGGCTTCTACTTCAACAATTTTGCTGAAACCGTCTTTTTCGGTATTGGATCCAATCAATTCTATTTTGATGTTTTGGGCGAGAACGGGTTCCAATGGAATGGTGATGTAGCCTAAACTTTGAACCGTATATCCTTTATACACTTCTTTTCCGTCTGCTAAAATACGAATTGGATAGCTTTTAGACCGCCATCCGGTTAATTTTATTACACATTCATTTACTATTGATGGTTTCGAAAGGGTATAAGTGATGGAAGCCGTGTTGGTTTTGCCGTCATTTTTCCATTCGGTCAATTCGTTGTCGTCATAACTTTTGAAAGTATCTGCATTATTCGATGGCGAACTGGCATTTATAATTGCAACAGGACTTCTTTTGATTGCATAAGAAGATGTTTTTGGCGTTGGACCTCTTTCTAAATTGGGAGCCAAATTTGTTCCCGGCAATAGTTTCGAAAGTCCATTATCCACTTTGATGGCTTGGCTTTCAAAAGTTAATTCCGCTGATTGCAATCCTTTGGCCGTTGCCGAAATGTATATTTTTCCAGCTTGTGTTAATGATTGAAGCATCACTCGATTAATCCCATTTTCGACAGGAATGTTTTTGGAAAGAATATAATTATTCGGGCCTTGTGCAATGCCTCCCAACCAAGTTGCCGAGCCATCAACGCTAAACGAAATCAGGTCGTTGCTGATAGGACAACGGTCTCCGTTTTTGTCCAACACTTCAACATCTATGAAGGCAACATCGGCTCCATCGGCCAAGAATCCTTTGGGTTGGGTATTCAGTTTTAGTTTGATTTGAGCCGGAGCTTCAACTGTTTTTTTGGAATCTTCGCTTAGAACAGTTCCTTTTTCATCATAGCCAATGGCTTTGATTGTTCCCGATTTATAGGCGATATTGTCAAAAGTAAACAGAAATTGATGGCTTTGTTTTCCAAAACCTTGCGAAATGCCATTCACAAAAAGTTCCACTTTGGTAGCTGTCGAAACTACATAAATGTTTTTCACGACGGCATCGGCATAGTTCCAATGACCCATAATGTGCGTGCGGTGTTTTTCGATATCGACCCAGCCGTCCCACATTACTTGGTGTGCAAAAAAACCGTCTTTCGGAATGCGCATCGCATCTACTTCGCCACTGGTTCTGTAATTTGATTCACCTCTGTGATGCGTATTGGAATCCGAAAAAATAATGTTTACACCTCCTGAATTGACTCTTTTTCCAGTGCCGGGTCTTTCCCTGAAATAATCGTACCAACGTACAACATCTTCTATGGCGTGGCGGTCTTGATTGTGATTGTAATCTTCTGCAGGCTGGTCGCGATACAAAGGTCCTGCACCTTCTTTGTGAAAAGGTGGGGAGAATTCGTCCCAGTATTTGCGCAAGCCTTCATCTCTTGAATATTCGGTAGCCCACAATGGTTTTTGCGCGCTTTTGTTGATATAAAGCATTTCTCCACCATATTCCGCTTCTTTGCTGTCGAGCATTTCACGTGAACCGATGGCACGTCCGCCAAAAGGGTCGAAGGTGTTTCGGATGGTTTTCATTTCGAGCATGTGTTCCTCACTGATGGATTCATTGCCGCTTTCGTAAAAAATAATACTCGGATTGTTACGGTTGTAAATGATGGCATCGCGCATCAGATTGACACGCTGAATCCATTGTTCGCCTTTGGCATCTTTTTCGGCGTCACCGGCGGGCATTGCTTGCATCAGCCCGACTCGGTCGCAGGATTCTACGTCTTGTTTCCAAGGGGTGACGTGCATCCAACGCACCAAATTTCCGTTGCCTTCGACAATTAATTTATTGCTGAAATCGCTCAGCCAAGCAGGAACCGACATTCCGATGGCCGGCCATTCGTTGCTGGTTCTTTGTGCATAGCCTTTTACTTGAATCACTCTGTCGTTGAGCCAAATTTCTCCGTTTTTGAACTCCGTTTTTCGGAAACCGGTTTTGGTCGAAACTTCGTCAATGATTTTTCCATCCACTTTCAAAATGGTTTTCACGGTATATAAATAACCGTAACCCCAACTCCAGAAATGCAAGTTGTTGACCAAATTATTGGCTTTTATGATTTTGGTTTCGTTGGGTTGAATTGTAGTTTTTTTACCAGAGAAAGAAGCAATTTTTTTTCCGTCAATATCTTCGACAACTACATTGTATTCCACAGTTTTGGCAACTCCATATTCATTGCGAACTTCTGTTTCGGCATTGATGGTGGCACTTTCTGCTTTGATGTCAATATTGGAAGCATAGACGTAAACTCCCGAGGTTTTTAGATTGGAATAGAGTGGGAGGGTTTGGTATAATTTGTCGGTGATGTGCAGATAAACATTTTTGGGAATGCCGCCATAATTGGCATTGAAATTCATGTTGTTCCACTGGTAGGTCGAGTTTGTGGACATTTCTCGGTATTTCCAGTCGTTGTCAATTCGAAGTGCCACCGTGTTTTCTTGTGGAAAAGGTTTGACGATGTTGGAAACGTCAAAGCCAAAAGCCATCACACCATTTTCGTGCAATCCCACTTTTTGTCCGTTGACATAAATCACGCCGCCTTGGCGAATGCCTTCAAATTCCAGGAAAATTTTCTTGTCCTTGATTCCTTTGGGGAGCTTGAATTTTTTTCGATACCAAACGATGCCCGTGCTGTGGTGGTCGATGTCTTTTTCGAAAGCTTCTTCCTGATTGTAGGCGTGCGGAAGGGTTACTTTTCTCCAATCGGCATCATCGAAAACAGGAGATTCCGCATTTGCGAAATCTCCTGTTTTTAGTTTCCAATCGGCGTTGAAATTGTATTTTTCCCTCTTGAATTCTTGTGAAAATAAAGCGGTATTGATGAGTAGTAAAGCAAAGAACAATAGTGCTTTTTTCATGATTTTTTTTTTATGGCGCTATGCGTGAGGGATGGCAGTGGAGCTCTTTTTTTATGAATTGCCACGGGTTTAAACCCGTGGCAATTCATAAAAAAAGCGGGAACGTACAGCCCGACCCGTAGTTTTTACGGAGGGTCACGCCCAAATTAATATATGAGTTTTATTTCATTTTGTAAATTTCGGAACCTGCCAACAAGAAACAGCCCAATCCATAATCTTCGAAATCAGGAATTTTGTCATACGAAAGTGGTTGTCCGTCTTTTGGTTCTTTACCCGTGGATTGAAGAAAGCCCAAGAATCCGTTTTCGTGCAAACTTTCTTTGATCATGGCATTCCATGCTTTTTGGATTACGGGCAAGTAGGTTTCTTTTTTCAAAATTCCGCTGTTAACTCCATAAGCCATTCCGTAAACGAAAAGTGCAGTTCCAGAGGTTTCTTTTTCACCAAAATTTGTCGGATCGTGCAAACTTACATTCCAAAAACCATCGGCGCGTTGTACTTTGACCAATGCTTCCGACATTGCTTTCAAATCTTTCACGTATTGTTCCCTGTGGGGTGCGTTTTCTGGAATTATGGTCAAGACTTTGGCCAAAGCCGCAATTACCCAGCCATTGCCGCGACTCCAATAGCAATCTTCGCCGTTTGGTTCTTTGTACGGTGGATCGAAATCGGCATCACGCCACCACAGGCCGTCTTTTGGATTGTACAGTCCGTGGTCGCCGTGTTTGTCTCTTGAATACATGTACATTTGGTACATTTTTTCGAAATAGCGATTGTCTTTTTCGAGTACGCCCATTTTTGCAAAAACCGGCATCCCCATCTGGATGGCGTCAATCCAAGACCAATCGTCGAGTTGAGGCGTATTCAACAACATGTTCATGGTAGCTCTTGTGCTTTTCAATTTTTTGGAATCTGGTTCCAAATTGTACAAATCGATATAGGTTTGTGCAGCGCAATAATCGTCGGCATTGCGGTTTGCACTTCCGTTCCTGAATCCCCATTTGTGAAATTCAGACCAATCATAAGCATAGTTGTAATAGGTTTCTTTAGGGTATATTTCATACAATGCCATCAGTCCTTCATAATACACACCGCGCGTCCAAATATTGCTGGGACGTTCCTTGTTGGTCACGATGGTTTTGCCCACTTCCGGCCATTTTTGCATGAAATAATCGTTGGCAAGCATCATTTGTTTTAGCACTAATTTTTTGTCAAAAGGTTCCTGAGCGCTTGAACTGCTTGTGTATAAAAAGCATATAGCGAAAAATAAAAGTAATTTTCTCATTTTAATATTCGTTATTTAAGAATTAGTTTTGTTTTAAAGGGGTGATGGTAATAGGGCCCAACAATCCGGAAGGCATCGGGCTCCATTTTGTGGCGTCAAATTTATTATAATCTTTGTCGACCATGTTTATTTCATAAAAAATCTTCCATTCCTGGCCTTTTGACTCCATGTCACGAACTCGATTGGCGGATAGATTGGTCACTTGAATTTTTAGGGTGTTTTTTCCGGGTTTTAATTTTCCGATGTTCAATTGATAAGGAACCGACCAAGCCGTTCCTATAAATTTGTCGTTTAGCCACACTTTGGCGCTTTCGCGAACATCACCCAAATTCAAACTCCAGTTTTCGGTTTTGCTGTTTGGGTTATCAAATACTAGACCATAAGTGGCACTTCCCGAAAAAGCTTCGGCTTCAGGGCTTAATTTTGTCCAAGATTCCAGATTGGAAACCGTTGCCGCCGGTGGCAATTGTGGCCCGCCTTTGTCGAAATTAATTTGCCATTTTCCGTTCAAGGGAATGGCTTCGGCAGTGGCTTCATAATAGTTCCATTTTTTTTGCGAAGCGGTGTTTTCCGTTTTCAAGAAATAGGATTGTCCCGGTTCGATTTTGAGTTTCACCAAGGTGGTGTTGGCTGTTTTTTGTACCATGGCATTTCCATAATCCCTGTTCAATGGGTCGAAAATCACGACTTCTTTATTGCCGATTTGCAACGGAATGAAGCCTTCAATTGTTTTGGACGAATGATTGACCAAATAGTATATTTTTTCACCATCGATGGTTCTTCGAGTGTATTTTAAACCAGTGTTTACAAGCGTTTCAGGATATATTTGGGCATCTTCCAAAGTTTTGAAAACATCCGAAACTGGAGTTACGGAAACTTTGTTGGCAGCCAAAATAGTTAGAAGTTCTTGCTCTTGTTTTTTGTAATCGTGAAATCCGGGAACCGATTCCGGCAATCCTTCAAAGATGATTTTGGCACCCGCTTTTTGCAATTCGATTAGTTTTTGCAAAGTGGTCAAAGGCATTTTTTTGCAAGACGGAACAACCAACGATTTGAAAGTTCCGCCCGGCAAACTGATATTTCCGTCCACCACTTTGGCTTGGGCGATGAAATTGTCGGAGATAAAATCTACTCCGTATCCTTTTTTCATCAAGCTTTTAGTCGTGTCGTAGAAAGAAGTTTCATACAACCATTCGGATAAGGAATGTATTTTGAATTGAAAAAACAAAGACCCTTTTTGGTATTTGTCCCAGGTGTCGAAAATAGGCCAGTAAAGCAATATTTCATTGTCTGCTTTTCCTTGTTGCAGCATCGATTGGCAGTTGGCAATATAAGAAAACAGGGATGGAGCGTCTTCCCAAATGCTGTTGTTGGCATTAAAATTGACCGAGGCATAAAATTTCCAACCCGGCCATTTGGCACGCTCTGGCGAATAGGTTGAACCGTGAAGGAAAATATGGTTGACTCCGTTCAGCATCAAATCTTCCGCTTCGGGTTTGCATTGCGATAAAGCGGTTTTAAAATGCTCGCGCAACCACGTAAATGTTTCGGATGAAACCAGTGGTTTTCCTGCAATATGGGCGGCTGATGACGAGAATTTCAACATTACCGGATCGGCATCGCCTTCGCGAATGTCTCCTTTTTCGCGTCTAAAGCCGGGAATGTCAAAAGGCATGGAGCCAAAAGTTTCGCATTCCGGAATATCTGCCGATGCATATAAATCGATCAAATTTCCAGGCGAACCGTGGGCTTGCAGTTTGGTTTTGAAGTTTTTTTCGTTGGCCCATTTCGTCCAAGATTTGTCAAATTTATTCAACAACAAATCGGATAGGGTTTGTCTGTAATCACTTTTGATTCGGTTGCCTATTTCATTGTCGGTTTCGTTGAGTAAAAGCGGCAATTGTTCTTTTAAATCATAGCCTCTCAGGGTTTTGAATTCTTCGAAAAAACGGGGCGTAAAATCGGTGCCATACACTTCGTAACTGTCGTTGAAAATGGCTCGAACTTTTCCTTCGCGTCCCTTGAAAGCATTGTTGAAAGGAACAATGTAAGCATTGAGTGCTTCTTCCGAATAGTGATCCAAGGTAAAACCTTTTCCTCCCGGAGCTGCTCTTTTCACTTGTTGGCCGGTTTTGCCGCTAAAAACGGCGTATAAAGTATAATCTGTTTTTTTTGCTTTCCATTTAAGCAGATTTTCTTTTACGAGATCGGTCAGGT comes from the Flavobacterium limnophilum genome and includes:
- a CDS encoding prolyl oligopeptidase family serine peptidase, with the protein product MKNSSLKLALILSLGFTSLTFSQNKEIPLWDKIPGAIEAPDYKQEPRLDAQGNITGIRKVTEPTLKIFLADNKISKNAAVIICPGGAYALLSHEKEGDKVAEWFKSIGISAFVLKYRLPSDVIMKDKTVGPLQDAQEAIRTLRRRAEEWNLDPAKIGVIGFSAGGHLASTLSTHYNDKVYESKDNISARPDFSILIYPVISMEDAITHKGSKENLLGKNVSSEMIGNYSNEKQVTAETPKTFLVHATDDKAVPVENSINYYLALKQHQVPVEMHIYENGGHGFGLGVQGTNKNWPKACEKWLASNGFIPKPEGYVFTYFKGNGEDGLHLAYSEDGYKWETLKKDASFLTPEVGKDKLMRDPCVIKGGDGLYHMVWTDSWTDNGIGYASSKDLIHWSKQEFLPVMAHEEKSRNTWAPEITYDENSKTYMIYWASTIEGKFLETQSTEEKGYNHRIYYTTTKDFKKFKKTKLLYEPGFNVIDASIVKDEKGYTMFLKDETKVPVQKNLKIATSKNLEGPYTKASEPITGKYWAEGPTATQIDGKWVVYFDKYTQKKYGAVKQTAKGWEDISEQVSFPQGTRHGTVIKVSADVIAALKKE
- a CDS encoding LutC/YkgG family protein, which encodes MSSRASILEKVKQNQPSTVSELPNLTFLGLDTFDILEKYKTVLKGIGGDFVEVKDYDAIIDFVKKNYATDKRMITTVPELSEIATMDWFNDDPHSLEDVELTLVKAHFGVAENSALWVTDDILGQRVSTFIPQYLAIIVNKEDIVATMHQAYERIGDQEYGFGTFIAGPSKTADIEQSLVLGAHGARGLTVFLME
- a CDS encoding glycoside hydrolase family 28 protein gives rise to the protein MKKASLVLVLLLSLVFLSFKTDKSNVTIKEVVVEAPFEMPAIKIPDFSNCKKLSIIDFGAIKGNKEKTSAAINKAINKANKMGGGIVVIPEGEWLTAKIHFKSNVNLHLNKGAILLFSEAPKDYLPAVHSTWEGYECMNFSPLIYAYQCKNIAITGEGELKAKMDVWKIWFKRPKGHMESLKRLYYLASYNKTMEERQMVNDSANFRPQFIQFNRCENILMDGVSITNSPFWTIHPFLSKNVILRNLKVYAHGHNNDGVDPEMSQNVLIENCVFDQGDDAIAIKSGCGKGAWLLNTPSKNIVIRNCTVKNGHQLVAIGSELSGGVENVFVDKCTVVDGAKLNHLLFIKTNERRGGYVKNIYMSNVVSGKIDLGILGIETDVLYQWRDLVPTIERRLTLIKNIYLENVKATDVKFISRVLGQKELPVENVFMKNVHADLIQGNIHENILNFENRN
- a CDS encoding glycoside hydrolase family 88/105 protein — encoded protein: MRKLLLFFAICFLYTSSSSAQEPFDKKLVLKQMMLANDYFMQKWPEVGKTIVTNKERPSNIWTRGVYYEGLMALYEIYPKETYYNYAYDWSEFHKWGFRNGSANRNADDYCAAQTYIDLYNLEPDSKKLKSTRATMNMLLNTPQLDDWSWIDAIQMGMPVFAKMGVLEKDNRYFEKMYQMYMYSRDKHGDHGLYNPKDGLWWRDADFDPPYKEPNGEDCYWSRGNGWVIAALAKVLTIIPENAPHREQYVKDLKAMSEALVKVQRADGFWNVSLHDPTNFGEKETSGTALFVYGMAYGVNSGILKKETYLPVIQKAWNAMIKESLHENGFLGFLQSTGKEPKDGQPLSYDKIPDFEDYGLGCFLLAGSEIYKMK
- a CDS encoding glycoside hydrolase family 2 protein → MKKALLFFALLLINTALFSQEFKREKYNFNADWKLKTGDFANAESPVFDDADWRKVTLPHAYNQEEAFEKDIDHHSTGIVWYRKKFKLPKGIKDKKIFLEFEGIRQGGVIYVNGQKVGLHENGVMAFGFDVSNIVKPFPQENTVALRIDNDWKYREMSTNSTYQWNNMNFNANYGGIPKNVYLHITDKLYQTLPLYSNLKTSGVYVYASNIDIKAESATINAETEVRNEYGVAKTVEYNVVVEDIDGKKIASFSGKKTTIQPNETKIIKANNLVNNLHFWSWGYGYLYTVKTILKVDGKIIDEVSTKTGFRKTEFKNGEIWLNDRVIQVKGYAQRTSNEWPAIGMSVPAWLSDFSNKLIVEGNGNLVRWMHVTPWKQDVESCDRVGLMQAMPAGDAEKDAKGEQWIQRVNLMRDAIIYNRNNPSIIFYESGNESISEEHMLEMKTIRNTFDPFGGRAIGSREMLDSKEAEYGGEMLYINKSAQKPLWATEYSRDEGLRKYWDEFSPPFHKEGAGPLYRDQPAEDYNHNQDRHAIEDVVRWYDYFRERPGTGKRVNSGGVNIIFSDSNTHHRGESNYRTSGEVDAMRIPKDGFFAHQVMWDGWVDIEKHRTHIMGHWNYADAVVKNIYVVSTATKVELFVNGISQGFGKQSHQFLFTFDNIAYKSGTIKAIGYDEKGTVLSEDSKKTVEAPAQIKLKLNTQPKGFLADGADVAFIDVEVLDKNGDRCPISNDLISFSVDGSATWLGGIAQGPNNYILSKNIPVENGINRVMLQSLTQAGKIYISATAKGLQSAELTFESQAIKVDNGLSKLLPGTNLAPNLERGPTPKTSSYAIKRSPVAIINASSPSNNADTFKSYDDNELTEWKNDGKTNTASITYTLSKPSIVNECVIKLTGWRSKSYPIRILADGKEVYKGYTVQSLGYITIPLEPVLAQNIKIELIGSNTEKDGFSKIVEVEATKDLDLFKDKTAVDAKGQLRIVEIEFYKKQNEK
- a CDS encoding lactate utilization protein B, which encodes MSSNKIMQHSEAAAIFNKDEKRVDWHDETLWFVREKRDKAAHQIPDWELLRETASQIKNNVLSNINDYLVEFEANALKNGIIVHWAADGAEHNKIVHSIMEKHGVKQMVKSKSMLTEECHLNEYLAEKGIDVIDSDLGERIVQLRQEPPSHIVLPAIHLKKQDVSETFHEHLGTEKGNNDPQYLTEAARMHLRDTFLTRKVALTGVNFAIAETGEIVVCTNEGNADMGVHLADVHIACMGFEKIIPQRKHLGVFLRLLARSATGQPITTFSSHFKKPRDGKEMHIVIVDNGRTTQLGRPDFRNSLKCIRCGACMNTCPVYRRSGGHSYHTAVAGPIGSILAPNLDMSKNADLPFASTLCGSCTNVCPVKIDIHDQLYKWRQVLVKQGYTPTAKTMAMKGMSAVLSNPMVFDLAGKMGRFVIKNAPFIVNNSLNAWYKQREMPAPPEESFREWYKKNGKEFKGKDNE